A single genomic interval of Spinacia oleracea cultivar Varoflay chromosome 6, BTI_SOV_V1, whole genome shotgun sequence harbors:
- the LOC110796574 gene encoding uncharacterized protein, giving the protein MTSNLKPAYAYTVLYVKDVAKSVAFYAKAFGVNVRRLDNSHRWGELESGQTTIAFTQIHQHETDEVTGEVQTFQSKHERGPIEVCFDYADVDAAYKRAVENGAEAVSEPEQKEWNQKVGYVRDIDGMVVRLGSNVTPPQH; this is encoded by the exons ATGACTTCAAATCTGAAGCCAGCCTATGCTTACACAGTTTTGTATGTGAAAGACGTTGCCAAATCAGTAGCTTTTTATGCCAAAGCATTTGGTGTTAACGTTCGCCGTTTAGATAATTCCCACAG ATGGGGAGAACTGGAGAGTGGACAGACCACAATAGCATTCACCCAAATCCATCAACATGAGACCGATGAGGTCACAGGTGaggttcaaacatttcaatccAAACATGAACGTGGCCCAATCGAGGTGTGCTTCGACTATGCTGATGTGGATGCCGCTTACAAG AGGGCAGTGGAGAACGGGGCAGAAGCAGTGAGTGAACCAGAACAAAAGGAATGGAACCAGAAGGTTGGATACGTTCGGGATATAGATGGCATGGTAGTTAGGCTTGGGAGCAATGTCACTCCCCCTCAACATTAA
- the LOC110796570 gene encoding ubiquitin-conjugating enzyme E2 7, which yields MASQATLLLQKQLKDLTKYPVDGFSAGLLEENNLFEWSVTIIGPPDTMYEGGFFNAIMKFPKNYPNSPPTVVFTSEIWHPNVYKDGTVCISILHPPGDDPNGYELASERWNPVHTVESILLSIISMLSSPNDESPANVEAAKQWREQKNEFRKRVSRCIRLSQEML from the exons ATGGCTTCTCAAGCTACTCTTCTTCTCCAAAAGCAGCTTAAAG ATCTTACCAAATATCCCGTAGATGGGTTTTCAGCAGGCTTATTAGAGGAGAACAATCTGTTTGAATGGAGTGTTACAATTATTGGTCCTCCTGATACCATGTA TGAAGGAGGATTTTTCAATGCCATAATGAAGTTTCCTAAGAATTATCCAAACAGCCCGCCAACAGTAGTGTTTACATCCGAGATTTGGCATCCCAATG TTTATAAAGATGGAACAGTATGCATATCGATACTTCATCCTCCAGGTGATGACCCTAATGGATACGAGCTTGCCAGTGAGCGATGGAATCCTGTCCATACG GTTGAAAGTATACTTCTAAGTATCATATCAATGCTTTCTAGTCCTAATGACGAATCTCCAGCAAATGTTGAAGCTGCT AAGCAATGGAGGGagcaaaaaaacgaattcaggaaAAGGGTCAGCCGTTGTATAAGGCTATCGCAAGAGATGTTATGA
- the LOC110796569 gene encoding jasmonate-induced protein homolog: MASAQQLASSASILQNEDKAVVEQMMKEAEKILLTESPNIEKMQLQIAGCILNVTKGSRLHIHNKHDWCGEVSFRAEFPTEIPIGGTAKFVHYGAPSKGSKAAVVYASVNCAWLLAWSVPSNDQPNKVYVEDGPKENYRVIDWNEIERKLEASSFTSVSTRCKSIAELSHGKKVKLGAMFLSG; this comes from the exons ATGGCTTCCGCTCAACAGCTAGCAAGTTCAGCATCAATACTGCAAAACGAGGACAAGGCAGTTGTAGAGCAAATGATGAAAGAGGCAGAGAAAATTCTACTGACAGAAAGTCCAAACATTGAGAAAATGCAACTACAAATTGCTGGGTGCATACTAAACGTAACCAAAGGAAGCAGGTTACATATTCATAATAAACATGATTGGTGTGGGGAAGTGAGTTTCCGAGCTGAATTTCCAACGGAAATTCCAATAGGTGGGACCGCCAAGTTCGTACACTATGGAGCTCCTTCAAAGGGCTCCAAGGCTGCCGTGGTGTATGCTAGTGTCAATTGTGCGTGGCTCTTGGCTTGGTCTGTACCTTCCAACGATCAGCCTAACAAG GTATACGTTGAAGACGGGCCAAAAGAGAACTATAGAGTAATAGATTGGAATGAAATAGAAAGAAAACTGGAAGCATCCAGCTTCACGAGTGTGTCCACAAGATGCAAGTCAATCGCAGAGCTTAGTCATGGCAAGAAAGTTAAACTCGGTGCCATGTTCCTCAGCGGATGA